The Cannabis sativa cultivar Pink pepper isolate KNU-18-1 chromosome 8, ASM2916894v1, whole genome shotgun sequence genomic interval ttGGGGAATAAAAACACTTTTTATAGATTTCTTTTTTGATATTCAAATTTTATTGTCTAACTATCTAAAAGCATTTctttttttatgtaattgtaACATTAATATTATGgccataaattaatttatagccTACTTTTAAAATAGACAATAATTTTATTTGGATGGAAGAAGTTTTTTCATTTcgcattttcttattttttttttatctaacctATATATCAGTTAcgttacaatatatatatatatatatgtatatactatatgtatatactagtgatttttgtttaagaattcagTAACTAATTGTCTAATTAGTTACTCTATGGCATGTACTAataatttgaaatatatatacattgattCATAAAAAAGTTTCATATAACAGATAaattttatctaattaattattaagtaataaaACTTCAAATACCAgaataaaaagttaaataacATACTAGAAAAACTATATATACATGTTTTAAAAACATAATAATGAGTCTGCAGGAGAAGTGCTGGGAAATTGTACGGTGTAACAACACAAAGAGATCAGAGGTCTCTAAAAATGAAAAGGACAGTCAATGATAGTTTTGCTATTTGCACAATGCGAATTTGACATTTCATAAATGTAACCactacatatacatatattgtgACCCTCAGATAGCCAATGTGACCAACAGAAAATTACACTActaaattaaaatgaaataataaataatcactAAACAAGATAATAACTAACCCATAGGCTAGAAACCATCGAAGAGCACTGTGGTAGAAGAATCTGCATTACAGAAACTAATTGGTGAAACACTGTCATGACCCATAACAATGCAGACTAAACAAAACCAATATAGATACTTACTTTCCTGCATCTATAAGGATGTTGCTTTTCCCAGATGTTGTGGCATATCGAATGAGGATGCTTGTGTTAAGTCTCCTATTTTTATTACCTGGTTCTGCAGCTTTTGAGCAAAcctgtaaaattaaaaatcatgaCATTGTCTGAATCATCAAAGTTTTATTTTGTAAGAAATATAAGGAATCAGTTTGAACTTGCAGAAAGAGCAGAAAAAGTACATAGGCCTAAATGATGAGCATTCATACCTCGCATGTCTTCAGAGGATTAGTCAAGCAGCTCACACGAGGAATTCTTTCACTTGTTCCTGTACCCATAAAATAAATcgtgtaaattttaaaaaaataacaaaaaaatttcaaaaattaggaatatacggtttgttagagagatatgtggctaagatgattttttttttatttaaaaaaagattgtttaattttttgggtttaattattgggtttatttatttatatatttttgaaagttaaCGGGAGGATCAAACCtacgttaaatttaacagaatattcttttatttgtaaggtatattctgttaaaccaaaaaatgccgttaaataggcacttttaatatataaagatataattaatatttcttGTCATAGAGTTGATCTTAATTAAGTGTGGCCACCAATACATAAATTTTGAGTACCTAACATATAGAGCTGTCTCCATCTCTCTTTAAGTACATATATATGATATGCATAgtataaatgttttttttttttttgacaaaatggtataaattgtgtttgaattaaaaaattacaactacccaatttttatttttgagttgTTATATATATTGTCAGAAATACTGTGATGATTATGTGTCAAATATATGTGCAGGACGTTTccagaaattaattattataacccAATTTAATTGGaaaaatgcaataaaaatttaatagatTTGTCAATAGTatctgaaacagtaaaattgaatgaaattagacaaatttttaaatttaacaatctcaataattcaggggaaatttttaacggccaaaaaaattcagggggtataatttagtatatgtcaaagttcgaggggaaaaattgctaattagcctacTATAAAACAATATGGAGTACGTACTTCATGAGTAATTCAattcagccaaaaaaaaaaaaattaatgaattaagcatttataatatatatgaaaaatctTCTACACCTCTAAAAGGGGTCAACCAAACAGTTATGTTTTCGAGATAATCATAATTttatctatttgtatatatatagtaatatttaatataattatttaaaatatttgtaaatttttaaaaaaaaaattaacaaaatttaacGTGTTGAAAATAATTGTTCAAACAGTTTGTTTTATaggtgttatttttattttatacatgtgtaaaataaattatttaaattatgtttttaataatgtagattattttaaatttctcaaaattttacataatatcttaaatagctacatAATATATTATACAAAAAATTGAGATTACAATAATTCAAATAtgaaaaaacagataataattCAAAAAGACAAAAATTATTACGGTTTacaatactatatatatagctatagctttgtttaatttacaaaatattggAATATGATGATGATGGCTCTAGAGAATATTGGATACTTGGAGGGTGCCCTAGGTGGGGCAGTTATGGTATACTTTCTGGCGACGATTCACCACTGGTGGCGCGACAGAAACGCGGTGCTGATGGCCTGGCCGGTGGTGGGAATGCTACCCAAACTTCTACTAAATGCCTCGAACGTGCATGATTTCGCAACTGAAATTTTGAGGAAAAGTGGGGGCACTTTTGTGTTCAAAGGTCCTTCTTGGTTTACAACTGATTTGGATTTCATTATAACTTGTGATCCATCTAATTTACAACACATCTTAAACTCCAACTTCTCTAATTATCCAAAAGGAGAAGAGTTTAGACAAGTGTTTGATGTTCTTGGAGATGGGATTTTGAATGTTGATTCGGACTTGTGGAGACTTCaaaggaaaatgtttcaacTGTGGAGCACACGACACAAAAATTTTGTGTCATTTATTGCTAACACTATGCACCATAAGATGGTCGATCACTTCATCCCATTTCTTCATCATCTCTCTCAAACACGACTTCAGGTcacttatataattatatataaaattatttaataggGTGCAATAATCATTTACTTACAAGTTGTTagttgtataattttatatatatatagagttaaataaaaataaattaattaataagtttGTGTTTGTTCTCAACAAATGGTGCACCCCCAAAAATAATGAACCGATGCACTTTTTTGTGTTTTcaattaatcttaattttttaatttttgttatgtgagagtgtatattataattattattattaagatattctctgaattttttaaaaactcaaaataatttaattaaaccactaattaaaaattatatttattaaataatttattgcacatatatctttttaattttatttacatgcatataaaataaattttttaaattctgTTTtctatattctaatttattctaaaatcttaaataaattaAACGTAGACCATCGTATAGAAAATGAAGATGTAGTATATCCatgcaatatttatttttgagttgcacgaacaatatttttttttagtaacttttaaaaacaaaaattacattttacGTAACTACAaagtaaacttttttttttttttatcaaacaaCTACAAGTAAACTTGTATACGAAGAAAGCTTACCAAATTAAAATAGGTATTTGTTTTCGAAAACTATTTTTACTGTTTAGGGttgtttcctatttttttttttttttttcactaacatatttttttgtttaaattatAGGTTGACTTGCAAGAATCATttcaaaggatgatcacctttgACAATGCAATTTTATTGAGTTTGGGGTTGAATCCAGCTTCACACTCACACTTGTTTCAACTACCTCAACTTGAGTATCAGAAAGCTTTTGAAGACATACATAAGGCTGTGTTTCAAAGACACATACTTCCCCAAACTCTTTGGAAGTTACAAAGGTGGCTCAAAATCGGAGCAGAGAGAAAGCTAGCTCAAGGTCGAGAAATGTTTGACCAATTCATGTTAAGATGCATCTCactaaaacaacaacaacaactcatgatcactaataataataatgagaaTAATGATGATGAAGCTGATTTTGGTCTGTTGTCAATTTATTTGGAGGAAAAAGAGAAGCCTTATTCAACCAAGTTTCTGAAGGACATGGCCTTGAATTTTATGTCTGCAGCAAGAGACACCTTGACTTCAAGTCTAACTTGGTTTTTTTGGCTTGTTGCAACTCATCCATTAGTAGAGGCCAAAATCATTGAAGAAATTAACCGTTGTAATATCAACACTACTACTTGTCTTGGTGCAGAGGAACTGAACAAGTTTATCTATTTGCAAGCTGTATTGTATGAGACATTCAGACTCTATCCACCTATACCATTCAATCACAGAAGTGCAGATAAGGATGACATTCTTCCAAGTGGTCACCATGTGAGGAAGAAACAAAGGGTATTGTTGTCATTTTACTCCACTGGTAGGATGGAAGAGATATGGGGTAAGGATTGTTTAGAGTTCAAACCAGAAAGATGGATTACAGAGGAAAAAGGTTTTGTGTATGTACCATCTCATAAGTACCCAATTTTTAATGGTGGTCCAAGGACTTGTATTGGTAAAGACATGGTTTTGATTCAAATGAAAGTGGCTGCAATTTCTATACTTTCTAAGTATTCTTTTCAAGTGGTGGAAGGACATGATCCTATATCTCTTAGTTTAACTATCTCTCTTAATATGAAAAGTGGGCTCATGGCTAAGGTTGTGAAAAGATGTTCTTGAAATCAAATCTATGTAATATTTAACTAGAATTTAAGATCAAGTTCTCtacttataattaataaaaataattatccacTATGTTTTTGTTGCTTGTACCACTTATTATTCTCTTGcatgtattatatatttagcaacatttttgaaaaggaaaataaaaactacttatatattttatatatatctataaatgtaaaaattttcTAACTCCAGGAAAttgaaaaataccttatttgTAGGGCATTTAATAGTTTGTTCTAATTTGACAATTGCATCGTAATACCGTGATCTTGTAtgcaatatatttaaattaggaTTGATTAAAATCTCGtgttattcaaaaaaataattcaatattaaCAATCATTAAATGTAGTCAAAGAATAAGTCATTGTCTTCTCAACCTCACCTGTTGTGAATTGTCAatactaatttattaattaatcataTAATTAACATTAGACATTCAGATATTGaatattaaaataagaatcaaaTTCCATAAACTTAAAagaagatatattttttttttcgaaatgaggctgaacccataaaaaaaaatactaaaattattagtagttgctcttttttttttctctttataaACTGAAAATTATAAGGACAAAGTGTTGAATTGAAAGTTAGATGAAGAAGAATATGATTCTTTTGCGGGTttacaaaattcaaaaaatctcAATTTTCGAATTTGATTGatcttaaatttttattttaattttttttttggtttggaATCTGAATCTCAATCAATTTGGCTTTAAACAAGTTTTTGTTGGTCAACTATTTTTAAtgtcttaattaattattattcatacCCAAAAATAAGGAAGAAACAACCCTAACAATGGACAAGCAAGCCGATTTTGTCACTTAATATATGACTTAAAACTATTAGGATTCGTTTGGTACGTCGTATTAcaccgtattgtattgtatagtattatattgaattttattttatgcaatatttttttgtaaaaatatgatatatatatatatataatctaattttaTACAATACGACATAATACAACGTTTCAAACGAgcccataattattattgttatatatatggataatatataaataaattatttatacattttttgttttttttactttaaagaatataaaagggaaatttgcggcaaaagtccccaaaaagttcACGTTGATGCAGATTAGTCCCCAAGGTTcaaaaatagcggcaatagtcctcAAGGTCACACTTTTTATTTGTCCGTCGATACCCAGTTTGACAGCCTCGTTAAGTACTGGCAAGAATGCCACGTGTTGAAGTATTATTGgtccaaattttaattttaattaaaaataattaaaaataaaaaaaataattaaaaaataaataaataaaaagtttaatattatttttatttttttatttaaaattaatttcttttttctttttctttttttttctttttctttttcctttttcttttttttttttctttttctttcttttcttcttcatcttcttcgtcttcttctccttcttctcactGCCATCACCATCAACCCCCAACCTTAACTCCAAACCAGCTGCACCACCCCCTTCAAATAATTTCCAATGCATTAATAAATTTCTACTGCACAAATAAAAAAtcccaaaaccccaaaaataatttaaatcaaaaaaacaaatcaaaacccCAAATCCTCAATCAAACCCTCAATCAAAAACCCCAAATCAAAACCCATAAATTGTTAGCtttatctcttttcttttaatctTACAGGCTTCCAGGTGACTATGGTTTCGACCCATTGGGATTAGGCAAGGACCCAGCTTTTCTCAAGTGGTACAAAGAAGCTGAGCTCATCCACGGAAGGTGGGCCATGCCTGCCGTGCTTGGAATCTTCGTCGGTCAAGCATGTAGTGCTGTGCCATGGTTCGAGGCTGGAGCTGACCCATCAGCCATAGCTCCATTCTCGTTCAGCTCCATTCTCGTTGGGTAGAGAGTAAGAGATGGGTGGACTTCTTCAACCCTGAATCACAATCGGTGGAGTGGGCGACGCCATGGTCGAGGACTGCCGAGAACTTCGCAAATGCCACCGGAGACCAAGGATACCCCAGTGGAAAATTCTTCGACCCATTGGGACCGGCCGGAACACTGCAGAACGATGAGTATATTCCCGATGTGGAGAAACTGGAGAGATTGAAGCTTGCTGAGATTAAGGTTGGGGGTTGATGGTGATGGCagtgagaagaaggagaagaagacgaagaagatgaagaagaaaagaaagaaaaagaaaaaaaaagaaaaaaaagaaaaaagaaaaagaaaaagaaattaattttaaataagaaaataaaaataatattaaactttttcatttatttattttttaattattttttttatttttaattatttttaattaaaattaaaatttggacCAATAATACTTCAACACGTGGCATTCTTGCCAGTACTTAACGAGGCTGTCAAACTGGGTATCGACGGACAAATAAAAAATGTGACCTTgaggactattgccgctatttttgGACCTTGGGGACTAATCTGTATCAACGTgaactttttggggacttttgccgcaaatatcccaatataaaataatgataatcaaactaaatttttaaaattaattgatcAAGaccttatataattaattttttattatattgaatCAATATTTTAGGAGCATGATGTATGTATCACTAAAAGTTAAAAGTTAAATTTGGGGTTAGAATTTAAATCTCAATTAGGTCTTGAACTGCTCTTACTCTAATCTGAATATGATTAGTGATTTAGGGCAATGGGTTAACTCGTTGGAATGTTCCAAATCTTGGTTTCTCTTCATTGAATTTAATGATtgctaatattaaaaaaaaaaataagtgtaCTCAAACACACCGAGTATTTAAGACTCACGACATTGTCAAAAgagttttttaattaatttttaatttttttttttaaaaaaaatgagtgttttaatttattgtgtatgacaagaatcatggggttccatctcaaactcaattggtgatgagtggagtagtccatgttcttatatatgactcaatacttttacatttaatccatATGAGACAATGTTGAATCACATTATCACAAGCCATGTCATTTACTCACTTATTTTTGTTCAGATCTCAAGCGTTTTTGCACCATCTGGATCTCGTGCGGCTAGctaaccaaaaaaatatatggctctgataccatgacaAGAATCATAggattccatctcaaaaccaattggtgaTGAGTAGAGTAGCTCATGTTcatatatatggctcaatacttttacattt includes:
- the LOC115694906 gene encoding putative hydrolase C777.06c; its protein translation is MGTGTSERIPRVSCLTNPLKTCEVCSKAAEPGNKNRRLNTSILIRYATTSGKSNILIDAGKFFYHSALRWFLAYGLVIILFSDYLLFHFNLVV
- the LOC133029995 gene encoding alkane hydroxylase MAH1-like; protein product: MMMMALENIGYLEGALGGAVMVYFLATIHHWWRDRNAVLMAWPVVGMLPKLLLNASNVHDFATEILRKSGGTFVFKGPSWFTTDLDFIITCDPSNLQHILNSNFSNYPKGEEFRQVFDVLGDGILNVDSDLWRLQRKMFQLWSTRHKNFVSFIANTMHHKMVDHFIPFLHHLSQTRLQVDLQESFQRMITFDNAILLSLGLNPASHSHLFQLPQLEYQKAFEDIHKAVFQRHILPQTLWKLQRWLKIGAERKLAQGREMFDQFMLRCISLKQQQQLMITNNNNENNDDEADFGLLSIYLEEKEKPYSTKFLKDMALNFMSAARDTLTSSLTWFFWLVATHPLVEAKIIEEINRCNINTTTCLGAEELNKFIYLQAVLYETFRLYPPIPFNHRSADKDDILPSGHHVRKKQRVLLSFYSTGRMEEIWGKDCLEFKPERWITEEKGFVYVPSHKYPIFNGGPRTCIGKDMVLIQMKVAAISILSKYSFQVVEGHDPISLSLTISLNMKSGLMAKVVKRCS